A genome region from Sphingomonas anseongensis includes the following:
- a CDS encoding sugar transferase: MKRLIDFTAALAALVLLSPLIAVLALLIRTKLGSPVFFRQQRPGLHGKPFTLVKFRTMRDASDTNGKALPDEERLTPFGSWLRRSSLDELPEFWNVLRGEMSLVGPRPLMMQYLPRYTPEQMRRHEVRPGLTGWAQVNGRNAVDWDEKFRLDVWYVNNRSLLLDLKILWLTARSVLRSEGISFEGSATMPEFMGSEPPDKASGRRPL; this comes from the coding sequence ATGAAGCGTCTGATCGACTTCACCGCCGCACTTGCAGCCCTTGTCCTCCTGTCGCCGTTGATCGCGGTGCTTGCGCTATTGATCCGAACAAAACTTGGAAGCCCGGTCTTCTTCCGGCAGCAGCGCCCCGGTCTTCACGGCAAGCCGTTCACGCTGGTGAAGTTCAGGACCATGCGCGACGCGTCAGATACCAATGGAAAGGCGCTTCCCGACGAGGAGCGCCTCACCCCGTTCGGCTCGTGGCTACGGCGCTCCAGCCTCGACGAGCTTCCGGAATTCTGGAACGTGCTTCGCGGCGAGATGAGCCTCGTCGGCCCACGCCCGCTGATGATGCAATATCTTCCGCGCTACACACCCGAGCAAATGCGGCGCCACGAGGTCCGCCCCGGCCTGACCGGCTGGGCGCAGGTCAACGGCCGCAATGCGGTCGACTGGGATGAAAAATTCCGGCTCGACGTCTGGTACGTGAACAACAGGTCGCTGCTGCTGGACTTGAAGATCCTGTGGCTGACGGCGCGCTCGGTCCTTCGAAGTGAAGGGATTTCGTTTGAAGGATCGGCAACCATGCCCGAGTTCATGGGCAGCGAGCCGCCTGACAAAGCATCGGGAAGGCGACCGCTCTAG
- a CDS encoding GumC family protein → MNRDLALDERNWQLQPYEPPVQQPAEHGPSLDFRMLLQVLHEWRWLVLASVAAGLALAVVYTMITTPMYRAWVILQVNPPTVEILNEQMGAQADTQTAWDFVATQAGLLTSRSLAERVAQDLNLANNPKFVPLDDDPAKRLQNAAAKVSDSLTVIPPEQGQLIKFSFDSVSPDLSAKVANGIAEAFIQSNLQRKYESSAYARNFLQRQIAKTRAELQNSERALVAYAQEQGIINTATDQNASALSTDANSPQGQALAGTNQALSEAVARRVAAEGAYRAALGGGITSTESQSSQVLRQNRAGLEAQYQQKRSVMKPDHPEMLSLRAQITELDREIARENSAVASARVNTLRDEYQAALSAERALEAKMSSLKGEVLNLRGRSIRYAILQRDVDTNRALYDALLQRYKEIGVAGGIGTAPVSIVDRADAPASPYKPNLPLNVALGLVLGFVFGLLAAIGLEYLNDTIKNREDVRRKLGLACLGTVPKRSAKGNFVNDLRDPTSVVSEAYSTVAASLGFTTEHGVPKVVLLTSARPSEGKSSSAMALAQNLSRRGQRVLLVDCDLRKPAFKTPSNAGGLTTLVTNSEPASTAIAATHFENLWLLPSGPVPPNPADLLSTSRFHAIIREVSAEFDVVIIDAPPVIGLADAPLIASMCENVVFIIESGKTRTGLARDSVSKLKAAGAHILGVVLTKSKEGHGGYGYGYGYGYGYGYGYGYGYGAKYGSVRDKRTEIVLIPDDSDDTNA, encoded by the coding sequence ATGAACCGTGATCTGGCTCTCGATGAGCGCAACTGGCAACTCCAGCCCTATGAGCCGCCGGTCCAGCAGCCCGCTGAACATGGTCCCTCGCTCGATTTTCGAATGCTTCTCCAGGTCTTGCACGAATGGCGCTGGCTGGTTTTGGCATCGGTCGCTGCGGGCCTCGCGCTTGCCGTCGTCTACACGATGATCACGACGCCGATGTACCGGGCCTGGGTGATCCTCCAGGTAAACCCGCCGACCGTCGAAATCCTCAATGAGCAGATGGGCGCTCAGGCCGATACCCAGACCGCCTGGGATTTCGTCGCGACGCAGGCCGGCCTGCTTACGAGCCGGAGCCTGGCGGAGCGCGTTGCCCAGGACCTGAACCTGGCCAACAACCCCAAGTTCGTCCCGCTCGACGACGATCCGGCGAAACGCTTGCAGAATGCTGCGGCGAAGGTCTCTGACAGCCTGACCGTAATCCCGCCCGAGCAGGGGCAGTTGATCAAGTTCAGCTTTGACTCGGTCTCCCCGGACCTGTCGGCGAAGGTTGCCAACGGAATCGCCGAGGCGTTCATTCAGTCGAACCTCCAGAGGAAGTACGAATCCTCGGCTTACGCGCGCAACTTCCTCCAGCGGCAAATCGCCAAGACGAGGGCAGAGCTGCAGAATTCGGAGCGCGCCCTGGTGGCCTATGCGCAGGAACAGGGCATCATCAACACTGCGACGGACCAGAATGCGAGCGCGCTGTCGACGGATGCCAATTCCCCGCAAGGGCAGGCGCTTGCCGGTACCAACCAGGCGCTGTCGGAGGCCGTAGCTCGCCGCGTTGCCGCAGAAGGCGCTTATCGAGCTGCCCTCGGCGGCGGCATCACCTCGACGGAGTCGCAAAGCAGCCAGGTCCTCCGTCAAAATCGGGCAGGGCTGGAAGCGCAATATCAGCAGAAGCGTTCGGTCATGAAGCCGGACCACCCGGAGATGTTGAGCCTGCGGGCGCAAATCACCGAGCTCGACCGTGAAATTGCGCGCGAGAATTCGGCCGTGGCGTCGGCGAGGGTGAACACCCTGCGCGACGAGTATCAGGCGGCACTTTCCGCCGAGCGTGCTCTCGAGGCAAAAATGTCTTCGCTGAAAGGCGAGGTCCTGAATCTTCGCGGCCGCAGCATCCGCTATGCGATTCTGCAGCGTGACGTGGACACGAACCGCGCTCTCTATGATGCGCTTCTGCAGCGCTACAAGGAGATTGGAGTTGCCGGCGGCATCGGAACGGCGCCCGTTTCAATTGTCGATCGTGCGGACGCGCCAGCGTCGCCTTACAAGCCCAACCTCCCGCTCAACGTCGCGCTCGGGCTGGTCCTCGGCTTTGTCTTCGGACTACTGGCGGCCATCGGCCTCGAATATCTGAACGACACGATCAAGAATCGTGAAGATGTCCGTCGCAAGCTTGGACTGGCGTGCCTCGGCACGGTGCCGAAGCGGTCCGCCAAGGGGAACTTCGTCAACGACCTGAGGGATCCGACGTCCGTCGTGTCCGAAGCCTATTCGACAGTTGCAGCCTCGCTCGGGTTCACTACCGAGCACGGAGTTCCGAAAGTGGTGCTCTTGACCAGCGCGCGGCCTTCCGAAGGAAAGTCGTCGAGCGCAATGGCCCTTGCCCAGAACCTGTCGAGGCGAGGACAACGCGTACTTCTCGTTGATTGCGATTTGCGCAAGCCTGCCTTCAAGACGCCTTCCAACGCAGGCGGTTTGACGACGCTCGTCACCAACAGTGAGCCGGCGTCCACGGCAATTGCGGCTACGCATTTCGAAAATCTCTGGTTGCTTCCCTCTGGGCCCGTGCCGCCAAACCCGGCAGATCTTCTGTCGACATCGCGCTTCCATGCGATCATTCGCGAGGTTTCCGCGGAGTTCGACGTCGTCATCATCGACGCTCCGCCAGTCATCGGTCTCGCTGATGCGCCGCTGATCGCATCCATGTGCGAGAACGTCGTCTTCATCATCGAGTCCGGGAAGACGCGCACCGGATTGGCACGCGACTCCGTCAGCAAGCTGAAAGCGGCGGGAGCGCATATCCTCGGCGTCGTGCTGACGAAGTCGAAGGAAGGCCACGGCGGCTACGGCTACGGCTACGGCTATGGTTACGGCTACGGCTACGGCTATGGCTACGGTTACGGGGCGAAATATGGCTCCGTCCGCGACAAGCGTACCGAAATCGTGCTGATCCCCGACGACAGCGACGATACCAACGCCTGA
- the trmFO gene encoding methylenetetrahydrofolate--tRNA-(uracil(54)-C(5))-methyltransferase (FADH(2)-oxidizing) TrmFO, with protein sequence MAHDIHIVGGGLAGSEAAWQLAEAGFEVRLSEMRGGGDSTPAHEGDRLAEMVCSNSFRSDDARNNAVGLLHQEMRDLGSLIMRCADEHRVPAGSALAVDREKFAEAVTNRIEDHPKVTVVRERIDRLPDHPAIIATGPLTGSALADAIAAETGQGALAFFDAIAPIVHKDSIDMDVAWMAARWDKGGKDYVNCPMDKPQYEAFVQALNEGEKTEFKDWERDTPYFEGCMPIEVMAERGSETLRHGPMKPVGLDNPRTGRWPYAVVQLRQDNALGTLWNMVGFQTKLKHGEQVRIFRMIPGLENAEFARLGGIHRNSFINSPRLLDRHLRLKSKPNIRFAGQITGCEGYVESAAIGLLGSLFAAAELRGEEIAPPPLETACGALLGHITGGADVETFQPMNVNFGLMPPPPGRARKADRKAAYTDRARIAFDAWKSKELCRLCATAAE encoded by the coding sequence ATGGCTCACGACATTCACATCGTTGGCGGCGGCCTGGCGGGTTCCGAGGCCGCCTGGCAGCTTGCCGAGGCCGGCTTTGAAGTGCGGCTGTCGGAAATGCGGGGCGGCGGCGACAGCACCCCCGCGCATGAGGGAGATCGCCTCGCGGAAATGGTCTGCTCGAACAGCTTCCGCTCCGATGACGCGAGGAACAATGCTGTCGGTCTGCTCCACCAGGAGATGCGCGACCTGGGGTCGTTGATCATGAGGTGCGCCGACGAACACCGAGTGCCGGCCGGAAGTGCGCTGGCCGTCGACCGCGAGAAATTCGCCGAGGCAGTCACCAACAGGATTGAGGATCACCCCAAGGTGACCGTGGTGCGGGAGCGCATCGACAGGCTTCCCGACCATCCGGCGATCATCGCCACCGGCCCGCTGACGGGTTCGGCGCTGGCGGATGCGATCGCTGCGGAAACGGGGCAGGGGGCCTTGGCCTTTTTCGATGCGATTGCCCCGATCGTGCACAAGGACAGCATCGACATGGATGTCGCCTGGATGGCGGCGCGATGGGACAAGGGCGGGAAGGACTATGTGAACTGCCCGATGGACAAGCCGCAATATGAAGCGTTCGTCCAGGCCCTTAACGAAGGCGAAAAGACCGAATTCAAGGATTGGGAGCGAGACACGCCATATTTCGAAGGCTGCATGCCGATCGAAGTGATGGCTGAACGCGGGTCCGAGACCTTGAGGCACGGCCCGATGAAGCCGGTGGGCCTCGACAATCCGAGGACGGGCCGGTGGCCTTATGCGGTCGTCCAGCTTCGGCAGGACAATGCCCTCGGCACCTTGTGGAACATGGTCGGCTTCCAGACCAAGCTGAAGCACGGCGAACAGGTCCGGATCTTCCGGATGATTCCCGGTCTGGAGAATGCGGAGTTCGCGCGCCTCGGCGGAATTCACCGGAACAGCTTCATCAACTCGCCGCGCCTTCTCGACCGGCACCTGCGATTGAAGTCCAAACCGAATATACGGTTTGCGGGCCAGATCACCGGCTGCGAAGGCTATGTCGAAAGCGCGGCCATCGGCCTCCTTGGTTCGCTGTTCGCGGCGGCGGAATTGCGGGGAGAAGAGATTGCCCCGCCGCCGCTCGAGACGGCTTGCGGAGCGCTTCTTGGCCATATCACGGGCGGAGCCGACGTGGAGACGTTCCAGCCGATGAACGTCAATTTCGGACTGATGCCGCCACCGCCCGGACGTGCCAGGAAAGCCGACCGCAAGGCGGCTTACACGGATCGTGCGCGGATCGCATTCGACGCGTGGAAGTCCAAGGAGCTTTGCCGTCTCTGCGCAACCGCGGCGGAATAG
- a CDS encoding aminoglycoside phosphotransferase family protein → MATADPHWFVKCDPCATEAVEKYNWLNAVAKSNGFQAPRGAVILRDGRQLVSLEFIPGFVPLQELYIRHLLRKPTKPAFLSIMRDAGRALGAIHATEVPRHWTLHPLDSKLQDEARRYGLRSRTDAIPVPLHGDFGQMNVGIASATGATVVLDPCANVETTVGGHLVYGDPAIDLGQMLAFLEGELNSPAILLATPRRVCKAQAAFIEGYAEIRPEIDLESAFAYSSALMRLRMQSAGLLRSIVARMLYNPARRNSTLQSKLAYFRRYASV, encoded by the coding sequence ATGGCAACCGCTGATCCGCACTGGTTTGTAAAGTGCGACCCCTGCGCAACCGAAGCTGTCGAGAAATACAATTGGTTGAACGCGGTCGCGAAATCCAACGGCTTTCAGGCACCACGAGGGGCGGTCATCCTGCGAGACGGCAGGCAATTGGTGAGTCTCGAATTCATTCCAGGTTTCGTGCCGCTCCAGGAGCTGTACATTCGCCATCTCCTTCGCAAGCCGACGAAGCCCGCTTTTCTCTCGATAATGAGAGACGCAGGTCGCGCGCTAGGCGCCATTCACGCTACCGAAGTTCCCCGCCACTGGACACTGCACCCCCTCGATTCCAAGCTTCAGGATGAGGCTCGCCGTTACGGCTTACGGTCCCGCACGGATGCGATCCCAGTGCCCCTGCACGGGGATTTTGGCCAGATGAACGTGGGGATTGCCTCGGCGACCGGAGCAACCGTGGTGCTGGACCCGTGCGCCAACGTAGAAACGACTGTCGGCGGACATTTGGTTTACGGCGACCCAGCCATCGATCTCGGTCAAATGCTGGCGTTCCTGGAGGGGGAGTTGAACTCTCCCGCCATCCTTCTCGCGACCCCCCGGCGCGTTTGCAAAGCTCAGGCGGCTTTTATCGAAGGCTACGCCGAAATCCGGCCCGAGATCGACCTGGAAAGTGCGTTTGCATACAGCAGCGCCCTAATGCGCCTGCGGATGCAAAGCGCCGGTTTGTTGCGCAGCATCGTGGCCCGTATGCTGTATAATCCCGCTCGCCGAAATTCGACGCTTCAATCGAAGCTCGCTTACTTCCGAAGGTATGCAAGTGTCTGA
- a CDS encoding class I SAM-dependent methyltransferase, protein MNASDNIDEVTVAGFGKEWAAYDQTRFRGEEYQRAFESYFSIFPFSELPANAEGFDLGCGSGRWAAGVAPRVGQLHCIDPANEALEVARRRLAKAGNVDFYLASVSEIPLPDDSQDFGYSLGVLHHVPDTARAMKDCVRKLKPGAPFLVYIYYDVSNRPGWFRALWSVSDGIRRVICRLPFGPRKVVTSILAGIVYWPLARASLVVESMGKNPSNMPLSSYRHMSFYTMRTDALDRFGTSLEHRFSREEIRQMMADAGLEDIHFRTSEPYWIACGKRRSDATSS, encoded by the coding sequence GTGAATGCTTCGGACAATATTGACGAGGTAACGGTCGCCGGCTTCGGCAAAGAATGGGCCGCCTACGATCAAACACGCTTCCGCGGCGAGGAATATCAACGCGCGTTCGAAAGTTACTTCTCGATCTTTCCGTTCAGCGAATTGCCCGCGAACGCGGAAGGCTTCGACTTGGGCTGCGGTTCCGGACGCTGGGCAGCTGGCGTAGCTCCGCGAGTGGGCCAACTCCACTGCATTGACCCGGCGAACGAGGCCCTCGAAGTTGCTCGGAGGCGGCTGGCGAAGGCCGGCAATGTCGATTTTTACCTTGCATCCGTCTCGGAGATTCCTCTCCCCGACGACAGCCAGGATTTCGGCTATTCGCTAGGTGTCCTTCACCACGTCCCGGACACTGCGCGCGCGATGAAGGATTGCGTCCGCAAGCTGAAGCCCGGCGCTCCGTTCCTCGTCTACATCTATTATGACGTCAGCAACCGGCCTGGATGGTTTCGCGCCCTGTGGAGCGTCAGCGATGGCATTAGGCGGGTCATTTGCCGGTTGCCCTTCGGTCCTCGCAAAGTTGTGACGTCGATACTCGCCGGAATTGTCTACTGGCCGCTCGCACGCGCCTCGCTCGTCGTTGAATCGATGGGCAAGAACCCTTCGAACATGCCACTCAGCAGTTACCGTCACATGAGCTTCTACACGATGCGGACCGACGCTCTTGACCGCTTTGGGACCAGCCTCGAACATCGCTTCTCGCGCGAGGAAATCCGCCAAATGATGGCCGACGCCGGCCTTGAGGACATTCATTTCCGGACCTCCGAGCCATATTGGATTGCTTGCGGAAAGCGACGGTCGGACGCGACTTCATCCTAA
- the asnB gene encoding asparagine synthase (glutamine-hydrolyzing) gives MCGISGFVGGDWSSTAAVRDTVSRMGRSLDHRGPDRTDGWIDADNLVAFSHNRLSILDLSPAGDQPMTSASGRFVIVYNGEIYNHSTIRDELAAASLAVNWRGHSDTETLLAAIEAWGVRGAVERCTGMFAFALWDRSERTLTLVRDRLGEKPLYYGRQGGADSPFLFGSEVKALAQHPQFEADIDRRSLTLLLRYNNVPAPFSIYRGIHKLLPGTILTLRSSGAEPEIEHYWSAAEVAQSGVRNRLELGEEEAIDQLERLLETSIGQQMIADVPLGAFLSGGVDSSAVVALMQKLSSRPVRTFSIGFVEKDYNEADHAKAIAGHLGTDHTELYVAPAQARDVIPSLPKIYDEPFADSSQIPTHLVSMLAHQQVKVALSGDGGDEIFGGYNRYLYTGQLWGKIAALPKPLRSVAARAITSIPASAWTSFGNRAGGFLPRIARARVLGEKLHKGASLLSSNSVSDLYTAMVSQWRDPASVVIGGTEPATAATDGSDTLAGLSDVERMMALDLAGYLPDDILVKVDRAAMAVSLETRVPFLDHNVVEFAWRLPVDFRIRNGETKWILRQLLYRHVPRQLIERPKMGFGIPIGAWLRGPLRDWAEALLDERRLREEGYFHPEPIRRLWKAHLDGGVDEQHRLWIILMFQQWLEHAQQRTRLDVPLAAAS, from the coding sequence ATGTGCGGAATTTCCGGATTTGTGGGCGGGGACTGGTCTAGCACCGCCGCGGTTCGCGATACGGTCTCGCGTATGGGCCGGAGCCTCGACCACCGCGGGCCCGACCGCACCGACGGCTGGATCGATGCCGATAACCTGGTCGCATTTTCGCATAACCGGCTGAGCATCCTCGACCTGTCGCCCGCCGGCGACCAGCCAATGACATCGGCGAGCGGACGGTTCGTCATCGTCTACAATGGCGAGATCTACAATCACTCCACGATCCGCGACGAGCTCGCAGCAGCGAGCCTCGCGGTCAACTGGCGAGGCCATTCGGATACGGAGACCCTGCTCGCGGCGATCGAAGCATGGGGCGTTCGCGGCGCCGTCGAGCGCTGCACTGGAATGTTCGCCTTTGCCTTGTGGGACCGAAGCGAACGGACGCTGACTCTCGTCCGCGACCGATTGGGCGAAAAGCCGCTCTATTACGGCCGGCAGGGCGGTGCAGACTCTCCCTTCCTTTTCGGGTCCGAGGTCAAGGCACTGGCCCAGCACCCGCAGTTCGAAGCCGACATCGATCGGCGCTCGCTGACTTTGCTTCTCCGCTACAACAATGTGCCGGCCCCGTTCTCGATCTATCGCGGGATTCACAAGCTGCTTCCCGGAACGATCCTGACGCTTCGATCTTCGGGCGCGGAGCCGGAAATCGAGCATTATTGGTCGGCTGCTGAGGTCGCTCAATCCGGAGTTCGAAACCGGCTGGAGCTTGGAGAAGAGGAAGCGATCGACCAGCTCGAACGTCTCCTCGAGACAAGCATCGGACAGCAAATGATCGCCGACGTTCCGCTCGGCGCATTTCTATCGGGCGGTGTAGATTCCTCCGCCGTGGTCGCGCTCATGCAGAAGCTGTCTTCGCGGCCCGTGCGGACGTTCAGCATCGGCTTCGTCGAGAAGGACTATAACGAGGCTGATCACGCGAAAGCGATCGCCGGCCATCTGGGCACCGACCACACCGAGCTGTACGTTGCACCGGCCCAAGCGCGGGACGTGATCCCGTCGCTACCGAAGATTTATGACGAGCCGTTCGCGGATTCGTCGCAAATCCCGACTCATCTGGTCTCGATGCTCGCCCATCAGCAGGTGAAGGTCGCGCTTTCGGGAGACGGCGGCGACGAGATTTTCGGCGGCTACAATCGCTATCTCTACACCGGCCAGCTGTGGGGGAAGATTGCCGCGTTGCCGAAGCCGCTGCGTTCCGTTGCCGCCAGGGCGATCACCTCCATTCCAGCGTCTGCATGGACGAGCTTCGGGAACCGGGCCGGCGGATTCCTGCCAAGGATTGCCCGGGCCCGGGTGCTGGGTGAGAAGCTTCACAAGGGCGCATCGTTGCTCTCGAGCAATTCGGTGTCCGATCTTTATACGGCGATGGTATCGCAATGGCGCGACCCGGCGTCGGTCGTGATCGGCGGGACAGAGCCGGCGACTGCCGCGACGGACGGCAGCGACACTCTGGCCGGCCTGAGCGACGTCGAACGGATGATGGCACTCGACCTGGCCGGCTATCTGCCCGACGACATCCTTGTGAAGGTGGACCGGGCGGCAATGGCAGTTTCGCTGGAAACGCGCGTTCCGTTCCTCGATCACAATGTCGTCGAATTCGCCTGGCGGCTTCCGGTCGACTTCCGGATCCGCAACGGCGAAACCAAGTGGATTCTCCGGCAGCTTCTCTATCGCCACGTTCCGAGGCAATTGATCGAACGCCCGAAAATGGGCTTCGGTATTCCGATCGGGGCATGGCTTCGCGGACCGCTCAGGGACTGGGCGGAGGCGCTTCTCGACGAGCGAAGGTTGAGGGAGGAGGGTTATTTCCACCCTGAACCGATCCGCCGCCTGTGGAAAGCGCATCTGGACGGAGGCGTTGACGAGCAGCATCGCCTTTGGATCATTCTGATGTTCCAGCAATGGCTCGAACATGCGCAGCAGCGCACTCGGCTCGATGTGCCCCTCGCCGCGGCGAGCTAG
- a CDS encoding glycosyltransferase family 4 protein, producing MRTKHILVLGSFAPSLVTFRGPLIAAMIKAGHTVTAAAPNMDAATSEKLRSMGAQPVDVPLSNASLSPRGLVKSLAAVRALIREKSPDVVLGYTIKPVILSAIAGRAEGVRVVSLITGAGYAFTGGLEPKRIISRAVASLLYRIALTRSDVVIFQNRDDEKLFRDLRLVSRNRETHIVNGSGIDLRHFAPAPLPEKPAFLMIARLLKDKGIREFAEAAKRLKAEHPKVEISLVGFRDPSPDSLPKEELDELIRCGIDFKGHLADVRPAIAECSVYVLPSYREGTPRSVLEAMAMGRAIITTDVPGCRETVRDGETGFLVKARDANSLHDAMERFVDEPALAATMGTRARRYAEEKYDVVEVNAKLLQLMGLSDARKEVA from the coding sequence ATGAGAACCAAACACATATTGGTCCTGGGGTCGTTTGCGCCGTCCCTAGTGACCTTTCGCGGTCCCTTGATCGCTGCAATGATCAAGGCAGGTCACACCGTCACGGCCGCGGCCCCGAACATGGATGCGGCGACTTCGGAGAAATTGCGTTCGATGGGCGCGCAACCCGTCGACGTGCCGCTCAGCAATGCGAGCCTAAGTCCTCGCGGGCTGGTAAAGTCGCTCGCTGCCGTTCGGGCGCTCATCCGGGAGAAAAGTCCGGACGTCGTCCTGGGTTATACGATCAAGCCGGTGATCCTGTCTGCCATCGCCGGCCGGGCGGAGGGCGTTCGCGTCGTGTCACTGATTACCGGCGCCGGCTATGCCTTCACTGGAGGTCTCGAACCCAAGCGGATCATCAGCCGCGCAGTCGCTTCGCTCCTGTATCGAATAGCCCTGACCCGCTCGGACGTGGTGATTTTCCAGAACCGCGACGACGAAAAGCTTTTCCGCGACCTCCGGCTCGTCTCTCGGAACCGCGAAACCCATATCGTCAACGGCTCGGGCATAGACCTCCGCCACTTCGCACCGGCTCCGCTTCCCGAAAAGCCGGCCTTTCTGATGATCGCCCGGCTTTTAAAGGACAAAGGCATTCGCGAGTTCGCCGAGGCCGCAAAGCGCTTGAAGGCGGAGCATCCCAAAGTCGAAATCAGCCTGGTCGGCTTTCGCGACCCGTCGCCGGATTCGCTGCCCAAGGAAGAGCTCGACGAGCTGATCCGCTGCGGCATCGACTTCAAGGGACATCTTGCCGACGTCCGTCCTGCAATCGCCGAATGCTCAGTGTACGTGTTGCCGTCGTACCGCGAAGGAACGCCACGGTCCGTTCTTGAAGCCATGGCAATGGGCCGCGCCATCATCACTACGGACGTCCCAGGGTGCCGAGAAACGGTTCGCGATGGCGAGACCGGATTCTTGGTGAAAGCACGCGACGCCAACTCGCTTCACGATGCGATGGAACGCTTCGTCGACGAGCCCGCGCTCGCCGCAACCATGGGCACGCGGGCGCGCCGCTACGCCGAGGAAAAATATGACGTCGTTGAGGTGAACGCCAAGCTGCTTCAACTGATGGGTCTGTCGGATGCCAGGAAGGAGGTGGCATGA
- a CDS encoding class I SAM-dependent methyltransferase, which produces MELLRRLRSDRRDRHLRTEVKYWRRWAVTEGLQWRDDFKMRFDPDAPLQEHVARVADRIPREIVEILDVGAGPATVLGKTHPSKTLVITPTDPLACEYNRILDQTGHKPPVRTIYAEAESLRSELGSRQFDIVHAQNSLDHSRDAVAGVEEMLALAKPSGFVVLLHEENEGQNELYYALHKWDFRCENGHFIISGPGPGGPRHDISEMVSDRATVECSMHHGEVLVVMHKAK; this is translated from the coding sequence GTGGAACTGCTTCGCCGCCTGCGGTCGGACAGGCGGGACCGGCACCTTCGCACCGAGGTCAAATATTGGCGGCGCTGGGCCGTGACTGAAGGCCTCCAATGGCGCGACGACTTCAAGATGCGCTTCGATCCCGATGCTCCGCTCCAGGAGCATGTCGCCCGCGTTGCCGATCGAATTCCGCGAGAGATCGTCGAAATCCTCGATGTGGGGGCCGGTCCGGCGACCGTCCTGGGCAAGACCCACCCGTCCAAGACGCTGGTCATTACGCCGACCGACCCGCTCGCCTGCGAATATAATAGAATCCTCGACCAGACCGGTCACAAGCCCCCGGTCAGGACGATCTACGCCGAGGCGGAGTCGCTCCGAAGCGAACTCGGCAGTCGCCAGTTCGACATCGTGCACGCCCAGAATTCGCTCGACCACTCGCGCGATGCGGTCGCCGGCGTCGAAGAGATGCTTGCGCTCGCCAAGCCAAGCGGGTTCGTGGTCCTGCTTCACGAGGAGAACGAGGGCCAGAACGAGCTCTACTACGCTCTCCACAAATGGGATTTCCGGTGCGAGAACGGCCACTTCATCATCAGCGGCCCCGGGCCTGGCGGCCCACGGCACGACATCAGCGAGATGGTCTCGGACCGCGCTACCGTCGAATGTTCGATGCACCATGGCGAGGTGCTCGTGGTCATGCATAAGGCCAAGTAG
- a CDS encoding class I SAM-dependent methyltransferase codes for MLEKLFVELRDAGTQDVLDFAAGTGRITALAAQYFPRVTAVDISGDMLAHAPADPNVRRICRDITVEPLDEHFDLCTAFRFFLNAEPSLRKAALTAISGALKPGGHLLANIHMMSSSPMGLVYRSLGTVGLRAHQVLSAADFRALLEHHGFEVEKEIAYGYLPRPGPLFPSLMQSLSGSIERTAKQFAIPEALAQSRLFLARKR; via the coding sequence TTGCTCGAAAAGCTCTTCGTGGAGCTCCGCGACGCCGGCACTCAAGACGTCCTTGATTTTGCAGCAGGAACCGGCCGCATCACGGCCCTGGCCGCGCAATATTTTCCGCGAGTGACGGCGGTCGACATTTCGGGAGACATGCTCGCGCACGCTCCGGCCGATCCGAATGTCCGACGAATCTGCCGGGACATCACCGTTGAACCGTTGGACGAACACTTCGATCTTTGCACGGCATTCCGGTTCTTCCTGAATGCGGAGCCAAGCCTTCGGAAAGCCGCTCTGACCGCGATTTCGGGCGCGTTGAAGCCGGGCGGCCACTTGCTCGCGAACATTCACATGATGAGTTCGAGCCCAATGGGCCTCGTGTACCGCTCTCTAGGCACCGTTGGTCTCAGGGCGCATCAAGTACTCTCCGCGGCCGACTTTCGAGCGCTTCTCGAACACCACGGCTTCGAGGTGGAAAAGGAAATCGCGTACGGATATCTGCCGCGGCCCGGACCGTTGTTTCCGTCGTTGATGCAATCGCTCAGCGGCTCCATCGAACGGACCGCAAAGCAGTTCGCGATACCTGAAGCCCTGGCCCAGTCCCGGCTGTTCCTTGCCAGAAAGCGGTAA